One part of the Fusibacter sp. A1 genome encodes these proteins:
- a CDS encoding V-type ATP synthase subunit E family protein, with protein sequence MITIESKLEKFRETILGKVEKDAEYFRFQNSADEERMLAKRREELEQDASELAKKEAKKAEDEYLKIISDAKLFCSKKALEARQSMLKAVMDRLVELVKVFKSSQEYKSYVARQIESLPLEFSKLETLEVKCMDEDRIFIKDAFESLGFSGEILFEKLSERSIGGFVVKEKKYNSRFDMRLREMVEDSADLIGEKLYVLLEKAGE encoded by the coding sequence ATGATTACTATTGAAAGTAAATTAGAAAAATTTAGAGAAACGATTCTTGGCAAGGTGGAAAAAGATGCCGAGTATTTTAGGTTTCAGAACAGCGCCGATGAAGAACGCATGCTTGCAAAACGAAGAGAAGAGCTTGAACAGGACGCGAGCGAGCTGGCCAAGAAAGAGGCGAAAAAAGCGGAGGACGAGTACCTGAAAATCATCTCGGACGCAAAGCTTTTTTGCAGTAAAAAGGCGCTTGAGGCGAGGCAAAGCATGCTTAAGGCGGTGATGGACCGCTTGGTGGAACTAGTCAAGGTATTTAAGTCCTCACAGGAGTACAAAAGCTATGTCGCGCGTCAGATCGAGTCGCTTCCGCTTGAGTTTTCAAAGCTGGAAACGCTTGAGGTCAAGTGCATGGACGAGGACCGGATCTTTATCAAGGACGCCTTTGAGTCCCTTGGCTTTAGCGGGGAAATCCTATTCGAAAAGCTTTCGGAACGTTCGATCGGGGGCTTTGTGGTAAAGGAGAAAAAGTATAACAGCAGGTTCGACATGAGGCTTAGGGAGATGGTTGAGGACAGTGCGGACCTGATCGGTGAAAAATTGTATGTGCTGCTTGAAAAGGCTGGAGAGTGA